From the Anaeromyxobacter dehalogenans 2CP-1 genome, the window GCTAGTGCGCCGGGCTGGCCGCGCCGGCCGTCTCGGTGGACTTCACGCCCGTCTCGATGCGCATCCGGTAGAAGGACCGCCAGACGAACACGAGCGCGACCGCCAGGAACACCGCCGCCAGGCCCACGCGCGCCGAGGTCTCCATCTGGATGGCGAGCTCGACGGCCAGCAGGCCGAACAGCGTGGTGAACTTGATGATGGGGTTCATGGCCACCGAGGAGGTGTCCTTGAACGGATCGCCGACGGTGTCGCCCACCACCGTCGCGTCGTGCAGCGGCGTGCCCTTGGCCTTCAGCTCCACCTCGACCACCTTCTTGGCGTTGTCCCAGGCGCCGCCGGCGTTCGCCATGAAGATCGCCTGGAACAGGCCGAAGATCGCGATGGAGACGAGGTAGCCGATGAAGAAGAACTCGTCGGCGAACGCGAAGGCCAGGGTGGCGAAGAACACCACCAGGAAGATGTTGAACATGCCCTTCTGCGCGTACTGCGTGCAGATCTCGACGACCTTCTTCGAGTCCTCGACGCTCGCCTTCTCGACGCCCTCGAGGCGGATGTTCTGCTTGATGAACTCGACCGCGCGGTAGGCGCCGGTGGAGACGGCCTGGGTGGACGCGCCCGAGAACCAGTAGATCACCGCGCCGCCCATGATGAGGCCGAGCAGGAACAGCGGGTTCAGGATGGAGAGCTTGGAGATGAGCTCGGGCTTCAGGCCCTGGGTGAGCACCACGATGATCGAGAAGATCATGGTGGTGGCGCCCACCACCGCGGTGCCGATGAGCACCGGCTTGGCGGTCGCCTTGAAGGTGTTGCCGGCGCCGTCGTTCTCCTCGAGGTAGCCCTTGGCCTTCTCGAAGTCGAGGTCGAAGCCGAAGTCCTTCTTCACCTCGGCCTTCACGTTCGGCACGTTCTCGATGAGCGAGAGCTCGTAGACCGACTGCGCGTTGTCGGTCACCGGGCCGTAGGAGTCGACCGCGATGGTGACCGGGCCCATGCCGAGGAAGCCGAAGGCGATGAGGCCGAAGGCGAACACCGCCGGCGCCATCATGATGCCGCCGTTGACGACGTCGAGGCCGCCCAGCGTGGAGATGTAGTAGCCCGCGCCCATCAGCGCGATGATGACGAGGCCCATCCAGAACGCGGAGAAGTTGCCGGCGGTGAGGCCGGAGAGGACGTTCAGCGAGGCGCCGCCCTCCTTCGACGCGGTGACGACCTCGCGCACGTGGCCGGAGCTGGTGGAGGTGAAGACCTTGATCACCTCGGGGATGATCGCGCCGGCGAGCGTGCCGCAGGTGATGATGGCGGAGAGCTTCCACCAGAGCGTGCCGTCCCCGAGCTCGGCGATGAGGAGCCGGGAGACCACGAAGGTGGCCACCACCGAGACGGCCGAGGTCAGCCACACCAGCGAGGTGAGCGGCGCCTCGAAGTTCATGTGCGCGGCGTCGCCGTACTTGGCCTTCGCCACCGCCTCGTTGATCCAGTACGAGACCACCGACGCGACGATCATCATGATGCGCATCGCGAAGATCCAGATGAGCAGCTGGACCTGGTGGCTCGGGTCGGTCACCGCGAGCAGGATGAAGGTGATGAGCGCGACGCCGGTGACGCCGTAGGTCTCGAAGCCGTCGGCCGACGGGCCCACCGAGTCGCCCGCGTTGTCGCCGGTGCAGTCGGCGATCACGCCGGGGTTGCGGGCGTCGTCCTCCTTGATCTTGAAGACGATCTTCATCAGGTCGGAGCCGATGTCGGCGATCTTGGTGAAGATGCCGCCGGCGATGCGGAGCGCCGAGGCGCCCAGCGACTCGCCGATCGCGAAGCCGATGAAGCACGGGCCGGCGAGGTCCGAGGGGATGAAGATCAGGATCGCCAGCATGATGAGCAGCTCGACGCTGATGAGCATCGTGCCGATCGACATGCCCGCCTTGAGCGGGATGGCGTAGGTGGGGAACGGCTTGCCGCCCAGCGCGGCGAAGGCGGAGCGGCTGTTCGCGTAGGTGTTCACGCGGATGCCGAACCAGGCGACGCCCGCCGAGCCCAGGATGCCGATGAGGC encodes:
- a CDS encoding sodium-translocating pyrophosphatase is translated as MNLSSILTSLSLGASGHGEANLILPNLNGAERFLGMSGQTLLLAGIVVCVLGLAFGLVVAKQLKALPVHKSMREISELIYETAKTYLVTQGKFIAILWAFIAVIIIAYFGFLTTGPDGARGMGAARVALILVMSLIGILGSAGVAWFGIRVNTYANSRSAFAALGGKPFPTYAIPLKAGMSIGTMLISVELLIMLAILIFIPSDLAGPCFIGFAIGESLGASALRIAGGIFTKIADIGSDLMKIVFKIKEDDARNPGVIADCTGDNAGDSVGPSADGFETYGVTGVALITFILLAVTDPSHQVQLLIWIFAMRIMMIVASVVSYWINEAVAKAKYGDAAHMNFEAPLTSLVWLTSAVSVVATFVVSRLLIAELGDGTLWWKLSAIITCGTLAGAIIPEVIKVFTSTSSGHVREVVTASKEGGASLNVLSGLTAGNFSAFWMGLVIIALMGAGYYISTLGGLDVVNGGIMMAPAVFAFGLIAFGFLGMGPVTIAVDSYGPVTDNAQSVYELSLIENVPNVKAEVKKDFGFDLDFEKAKGYLEENDGAGNTFKATAKPVLIGTAVVGATTMIFSIIVVLTQGLKPELISKLSILNPLFLLGLIMGGAVIYWFSGASTQAVSTGAYRAVEFIKQNIRLEGVEKASVEDSKKVVEICTQYAQKGMFNIFLVVFFATLAFAFADEFFFIGYLVSIAIFGLFQAIFMANAGGAWDNAKKVVEVELKAKGTPLHDATVVGDTVGDPFKDTSSVAMNPIIKFTTLFGLLAVELAIQMETSARVGLAAVFLAVALVFVWRSFYRMRIETGVKSTETAGAASPAH